One window of Amaranthus tricolor cultivar Red isolate AtriRed21 chromosome 13, ASM2621246v1, whole genome shotgun sequence genomic DNA carries:
- the LOC130798539 gene encoding uncharacterized protein LOC130798539 isoform X1 translates to MNKHKTLEFQFLTLSLCLSIITSLSAESSTCLMVYKEGGAPAVFNSPKCPRWKLSGPQSMPKNSRCHIAVHRGRRKSQEDRILCALDVRIPFPGPGGFTEVSVGIMAVFDGHNGSEASDMASKLLLEYLILHTYFLLDATFPTFLKKYMGRLSNKEVVTFLTQFFKDREWSLHINNLERHISQEMYGESFHLEILKEALLKTIADIDTIFSREAHKYHLDSGSTATVILIVDSKVLVANVGDSKALICSEQYLPPTDAKETALRIYRQKRRDGAVLRFKDCESCKIVASNGLKHLIVKELTRDHRPDRDDEKFRVENAGGCVIEWSGVSRVNGRLAVSRAIGDIAYKNYGVIAAPEITGWQLLNDNDSYLIAASDGVFEGLESQDICDLLWEVRNDDSSGSQMPPVCSGSLADCIISTAFERGSADNMAAAVVPLKLMSTSKTFLNSEKISISLVQVEQSYPVLAKFDRLLVEGKPSNSVCYYLYENLKENEEDTFSHSVDEKQEDIYDVPFALPGNLGHSCGESLKVNENSFCFLFGMISDGSQENFRYPEDLSSFLALLESIPLQQSSFATFEHSKPDMRYILKKRFGRGAYGEVWLALQWNCSLGNYACHWTQNNKTSIHHLDLKPCDENSGNFSWSHNFSSGSSDGNLFILKRIMVERGSSIYLSGLREKYFGELFLNASTSLGGFLPSTMSSSIFNPSEANINDPYGMDKRVFQDMEDLNPGDMFVKGNETWAVVYEEGLNRIARYVESFESRSNEIWLVFRHEGISLSKLMYTTEDSDEIPSGRAGHAQVLHPSKWWHWLKTTKAGQEEMQNLIWQLLMALKSCHDRNITHRDIKPENMVICIEDQDTGECSKKNTNGELNHPGRMRIIDFGSAIDDFTMRHLYAFKGPSRAEQTYEYSPPEALLNTSWFQGPTRRTHKYDMWSVGVVFLEMILGSPDVFQISSLSHSLLDKLLEGWNEDLKDLAYRLRSFMEMCILVPGHSTTHHLHKGTHHKAKGSPASWKCSEEFFSNLIKSRDPLNIGFPNVWAMRLVRQLLRWDPVKLLLDDRLSVDDALQHPYFKQPLN, encoded by the exons ATGAACAAACATAAAACCCTAGAATTCCAATTTTTGACATTATCCTTATGCCTATCAATCATCACTAGTTTATCAGCTGAATCATCGACATGTTTGATGGTGTACAAAGAAGGAGGAGCTCCGGCAGTGTTTAATTCCCCGAAATGCCCTCGATGGAAGCTTTCCGGACCCCAATCTATGCCGAAGAATTCGAGGTGTCATATCGCAGTTCATCGAGGTCGCCGGAAATCTCAGGAAGATCGCATCTTATGTGCCCTTGACGTTCGAATTCCGTTTCCGG GTCCAGGTGGTTTTACTGAGGTTTCTGTGGGGATTATGGCTGTTTTTGATGGGCATAATGGATCTGAAGCTAGTGATATGGCTTCAAAACTTTTGTTGGAGTATCTTATTCTGCATACTTACTTTCTTCTTGATGCTACATTTCCTACCTTTTTGAAGAAATATATGGGAAGATTGTCAAACAAGGAAGTGGTGACGTTTTTAACTCAATTCTTCAAGGATAGAGAATGGAGTCTGCATATTAATAATCTGGAGAG GCATATATCACAAGAAATGTATGGAGAATCATTTCACTTGGAAATATTGAAGGAAGCGTTGTTGAAAACAATTGCTGACATCGACACCATATTTTCCAGG GAGGCCCATAAATACCATCTTGATTCGGGTTCTACAGCCACAGTTATTTTAATTGTAGACAGTAAGGTATTGGTGGCAAATGTAGGAGATTCAAAGGCTCTTATTTGCTCTGAGCAATATCTACCTCCTACTGATGCTAAAG AGACTGCTTTAAGGATATATAGGCAAAAAAGACGTGATGGTGCTGTATTGCGGTTTAAGGATTGTGAAAGCTGTAAAATTGTGGCTTCCAATGGCTTAAAACATTTGATTGTGAAAGAATTGACCAGAGATCATCGACCAGATAGGGACGATGAAAAGTTTCGAGTTGAAAATGCAGGTGGTTGTGTTATCGAGTGGAGTGGAGTTTCTCGTGTTAATGGACGTCTTGCTGTGTCCAGGGCTATTGGTGATATAGCTTACAAAAA TTATGGTGTTATAGCTGCTCCAGAGATTACAGGCTGGCAACTTCTGAATGACAATGATAGCTACCTCATAGCTGCATCTGATGGGGTTTTTGAGGGGTTAGAATCGCAAGATATTTGTGATTTACTTTGGGAAGTACGGAATGATGACTCTTCAGGATCACAGATGCCTCCAGTCTGCTCAGGTTCTCTGGCTGATTGCATTATAAGCACTGCCTTTGAGAGAGGAAGTGCAGATAATATGGCTGCTGCTGTTGTTCCATTGAAATTGATGAGCACATCTAAAACCTTTTTGAACT CTGAAAAAATTTCCATCAGCCTTGTTCAAGTGGAACAATCATATCCAGTTTTGGCTAAGTTCGACAGATTACTG GTGGAAGGAAAGCCAAGTAATTCTGTCTGTTACTATTTGTATGAAAACCTCAAGGAAAATGAAGAGGATACATTTAGTCATTCAGTGGATGAAAAACAAGAAGATATTTATGACGTCCCTTTTGCTCTCCCTGGAAATCTTGGTCATAGCTGTG GTGAATCTTTGAAAGTCAATGAGAATAGCTTTTGCTTCCTATTTGGGATGATATCCGATGGAAGTCAAGAGAACTTCAGATATCCTGAGGATCTTTCCAGTTTTCTTGCTCTTCTTGAATCAATCCCCCTTCAACAATCTAGTTTTGCAACATTTGAGCACTCTAAGCCTGATATGAG GTATATTTTGAAGAAAAGATTTGGTCGGGGGGCATATGGTGAGGTTTGGTTGGCTCTTCAGTGGAATTGCTCCCTAGGAAATTATGCTTGCCATTGGACTCAGAATAACAAAACTTCCATACATCATCTTGATCTGAAGCCATGTGATGAAAATTCAGGAAACTTTTCATGGAGTCATAATTTTTCTAGTGGCTCCTCTGATGGCAACTTGTTCATCTTAAAGCGAATAATG GTCGAGAGAGGATCTTCTATATATTTAAGTGGGCTAAGGGAGAAGTATTTTGGTGAACTATTCTTAAATGCTTCGACGTCTCTTGGAGGCTTCTTACCATCTACAATGTCAAGTTCAATATTTAATCCTTCTGAGGCCAATATAAATGATCCTTATGGGATGGATAAAAGAGTTTTTCAGGATATGGAGGACTTGAATCCTGGAGATATGTTTGTTAAAGGAAATGAAACCTGGGCTGTGGTCTATGAAGAAGGCCTCAACCGTATTGCAAGATATGTCGAGTCCTTTGAGTCGCGATCTAATGAAATATGGCTTGTCTTCAGACACGAAGGCATATCATTGTCAAAGCTTATGTATACAACAGAAGATTCTGATGAAATTCCTTCTGGAAGAGCTGGCCATGCTCAGGTATTGCATCCATCGAAGTGGTGGCACTGGCTAAAGACAACAAAAGCAGGACAAGAGGAAATGCAGAATCTTATCTGGCAATTG CTGATGGCTCTCAAGTCTTGTCATGATCGTAATATTACCCACCGAGATATTAAACCCG AGAACATGGTAATATGCATTGAGGATCAGGACACAGGTGAATGCTCTAAGAAAAACACAAATGGGGAGCTAAACCATCCAGGAAGAAT GCGGATTATTGACTTTGGTAGTGCAATTGATGATTTCACTATGAGGCACTTGTATGCATTTAAAGGCCCGTCTAG AGCTGAACAAACGTACGAGTACAGTCCACCCGAAGCTTTGTTAAATACAAGTTGGTTTCAGGGACCTACTAGAAGAACTCACAA GTATGATATGTGGAGTGTTGGGGTTGTATTTTTGGAGATGATATTGGGTTCACCAGATGTTTTTCAGATTAGCTCTTTATCCCATTCCCTTCTAGATAAGCTTCTTGAAGGTTGGAATGAAGACTTGAAAGATCTTGCGTACAG GCTTAGGTCCTTCATGGAAATGTGCATTTTAGTCCCTGGTCATTCCACTACACATCACCTTCACAAGGGCACACATCATAAG GCTAAAGGCTCACCAGCTTCATGGAAGTGCTCTGAAGAATTCTTCTCAAACCTTATAAAAAGTAGAGATCCTCTCAATATAGG ATTTCCAAATGTCTGGGCTATGCGTTTAGTGCGGCAGCTATTGCGTTGGGATCCAGTAAAGCTTCTTCTc GATGATCGATTAAGCGTGGATGACGCTCTGCAACATCCTTATTTTAAACAACCTCTCAATTGA
- the LOC130798540 gene encoding ETO1-like protein 1, protein MRTLFHSESCKEPHLNVLNPQSWLQVERGKFSKLAAQASSSIGSLIKVPNPPIVPHFKPLDYVQVLAQIHEELESCAPHERTSLYLLQFQVFRGLGEVKLMRRSLRTAWLKANSVHEKIIFGSWLKYEKKGEEFIFDLLASCNKCAKEFGPIDVACELEGDCDSRSSESVSTSGNDSDETVVFRIGDERIYCDRQKMAHLSAPFRAMLNGCFTESYCEEINFSENNISPAGMRAIRNFSRTACLDEVSPELLVEMLIFANKFCCESLKDACDRKLASLVSSRQDAVDLLECAVEENSPILAASCLQVFLHDLPDCLNDDRVVKILGNANGEQLSIVVGQASFSLFCLLSEVSMSLDARSDTTVLFFERLVQAAKDNREKMMAYHQLGCVRLLRKEYDEAEQLFQQAVKESHMYSIAGLARICYIKGQKDLAFEKLDNLILSSNPLGWMYQERSLYCEGDKRWDDLEKATEIDPTLTYPYMYRAASLMKRQEAEAAISEINRILGFKLALECLELRFCFYLALENYEAAFCDVQAILTLSPGYRMFEGRVAATKLRLLVREHVEKWTTADCWFKLYDRWSSVDDIGSLSVIYQMLESDAAKGVLYFRQSLLLLRLNCPEAAMRSLQLARQHASTEDERLVYEGWILYDTGHCEEGLLKAEESIKLKRSFEAFFLKAYALADSSQDPSCSSAVITLLEDALKCPSDRLRKGQALNNLGSVYVDCGKFDLAADCYVNALKIRHTRAHQGLARVHFLRNDKAAAYEEMTKLIEKAQNNASAYEKRSEYCDRDLTKEDLEMVTRLDPLRVYPYRYRAAVLMDSHKEKEAIEELSRAIAFKADVHLLHLRAAFHEHIGDVMGALRDCRAALSVDPNHQEMLELHSRVNSHEP, encoded by the exons ATGAGGACTTTATTTCATTCTGAATCATGTAAAGAGCCACACCTTAATGTTCTAAATCCACAGTCATGGCTCCAAGTTGAGAGgggaaaattttcaaaattagcTGCTCAagcatcttcatcaat AGGATCACTTATCAAGGTTCCCAACCCGCCTATTGTACCACACTTTAAACCTCTTGATTATGTACAAGTATTAGCTCAAATTCATGAAGAACTCGAATCTTGTGCACCACATGAAAGGACGAGTTTGTATTTGTTACAATTTCAGGTGTTTAGAGGTCTAGGTGAGGTTAAATTGATGCGTAGAAGTCTTCGGACTGCTTGGCTGAAAGCTAATAGTGTTCATGAAAAGATTATATTTGGGTCTTGGTTGAAGTATGAGAAGAAAGGCGAGGAGTTCATTTTTGATTTGCTTGCTTCTTGTAATAAATGTGCTAAAGAGTTTGGGCCAATTGATGTGGCTTGTGAACTTGAAGGTGATTGCGATTCACGGTCCTCTGAAAGTGTGTCCACTAGTGGGAATGATAGTGACGAGACTGTTGTTTTCCGAATTGGAGATGAGAGAATATATTGTGATAGACAGAAAATGGCTCATCTTTCAGCTCCGTTTCGGGCTATGTTGAATGGTTGCTTTACAGAGTCGTATTGCGAGGAGATTAATTTCTCCGAGAACAATATATCTCCTGCCGGTATGAGAGCAATTAGGAATTTTAGCAGGACTGCGTGTTTAGATGAAGTCTCTCCTGAACTTCTTGTAGAAATGTTGATATTTGCTAACAAATTCTGCTGTGAAAGCTTGAAAGATGCTTGTGATCGGAAACTTGCTTCACTGGTGTCTTCGAGGCAGGACGCGGTGGATCTTCTAGAGTGTGCAGTGGAGGAGAATTCTCCAATACTTGCAGCCTCATGTTTACAAGTTTTTCTACATGATCTGCCCGATTGTTTAAATGATGATAGAGTAGTGAAAATTTTAGGAAATGCTAATGGGGAACAGCTATCCATTGTAGTTGGACAAGCTTCGTTCTCACTCTTTTGTTTATTGAGTGAAGTTTCCATGAGCCTTGACGCTAGATCAGATACTACTGTGCTATTCTTCGAACGTTTGGTGCAAGCTGCAAAGGATAATCGAGAAAAAATGATGGCGTACCATCAACTAGGCTGCGTGAGGCTTCTAAGGAAAGAATATGATGAAGCGGAACAACTTTTTCAGCAAGCTGTAAAAGAAAGCCATATGTACTCAATTGCTGGTTTGGCTAGAATATGTTACATCAAAGGCCAGAAGGATTTGGCATTTGagaagcttgataatttgatttTATCCTCTAATCCCCTGGGATGGATGTACCAGGAAAGATCACTCTATTGTGAAGGGGATAAGAGGTGGGATGACCTTGAGAAAGCGACCGAAATAGACCCAACTCTTACTTATCCATACATGTATCGGGCTGCATCTTTGATGAAAAGACAAGAGGCTGAAGCAGCCATTTCCGAAATAAATCGTATTCTTGGTTTTAAGCTAGCATTGGAGTGCTTGGAACTCAGATTTTGCTTCTATCTAGCTCTTGAAAATTATGAAGCAGCGTTTTGCGATGTTCAGGCAATTCTCACTCTTTCTCCTGGTTATCGAATGTTTGAAGGCCGTGTTGCAGCAACCAAACTTCGTTTGCTGGTACGGGAGCATGTTGAGAAGTGGACAACTGCTGACTGTTGGTTCAAGTTGTACGACCGGTGGTCTTCAGTGGATGATATTGGATCTTTATCAGTAATCTATCAGATGCTTGAATCCGATGCAGCTAAAGGTGTCCTGTACTTCAGACAATCATTACTTCTTCTTAG GTTGAATTGTCCAGAAGCAGCCATGAGAAGTTTGCAGTTAGCTCGCCAGCATGCGTCAACTGAGGATGAGCGTTTGGTTTATGAAGGGTGGATATTGTATGATACTGGGCATTGTGAAGAAGGGCTTCTCAAGGCGGAAGAGTCAATAAAGCTCAAGAGATCGTTTGAGGCTTTCTTCTTGAAAGCTTATGCATTAGCTGACTCCAGTCAGGATCCATCATGTTCATCAGCTGTTATTACCCTTCTCGAAGATGCACTTAAATGCCCTTCTGATAGGTTGCGGAAAGGTCAG GCTCTGAACAATCTCGGGAGTGTGTATGTTGACTGCGGGAAATTTGACTTAGCAGCTGACTGCTATGTTAATGCCCTTAAGATCCGTCACACCCGAGCTCATCAAGGCCTAGCTCGAGTTCATTTTCTCAGGAATGACAAGGCTGCTGCTTATGAAGAAATGACAAAACTAATTGAAAAGGCGCAGAACAATGCATCTGCATATGAAAAGAGATCAGAGTATTGTGATCGTGACTTGACCAAGGAAGACCTTGAAATGGTTACCCGACTAGATCCACTCCGAGTATATCCATACCGCTATCGAGCTGCAG TCTTGATGGACAGCCACAAGGAGAAGGAAGCCATAGAAGAGCTCTCCAGGGCAATAGCATTTAAAGCGGATGTGCACCTACTGCACTTACGAGCAGCATTCCATGAACACATTGGTGACGTTATGGGTGCTCTGCGTGACTGTAGGGCTGCTCTTTCTGTTGACCCAAACCATCAAGAAATGCTCGAGCTTCACAGTAGGGTGAACAGCCATGAACCCTGA
- the LOC130798539 gene encoding uncharacterized protein LOC130798539 isoform X2: MNKHKTLEFQFLTLSLCLSIITSLSAESSTCLMVYKEGGAPAVFNSPKCPRWKLSGPQSMPKNSRCHIAVHRGRRKSQEDRILCALDVRIPFPGPGGFTEVSVGIMAVFDGHNGSEASDMASKLLLEYLILHTYFLLDATFPTFLKKYMGRLSNKEVVTFLTQFFKDREWSLHINNLERHISQEMYGESFHLEILKEALLKTIADIDTIFSREAHKYHLDSGSTATVILIVDSKVLVANVGDSKALICSEQYLPPTDAKETALRIYRQKRRDGAVLRFKDCESCKIVASNGLKHLIVKELTRDHRPDRDDEKFRVENAGGCVIEWSGVSRVNGRLAVSRAIGDIAYKNYGVIAAPEITGWQLLNDNDSYLIAASDGVFEGLESQDICDLLWEVRNDDSSGSQMPPVCSGSLADCIISTAFERGSADNMAAAVVPLKLMSTSKTFLNSEKISISLVQVEQSYPVLAKFDRLLVEGKPSNSVCYYLYENLKENEEDTFSHSVDEKQEDIYDVPFALPGNLGHSCGESLKVNENSFCFLFGMISDGSQENFRYPEDLSSFLALLESIPLQQSSFATFEHSKPDMRYILKKRFGRGAYGEVWLALQWNCSLGNYACHWTQNNKTSIHHLDLKPCDENSGNFSWSHNFSSGSSDGNLFILKRIMVERGSSIYLSGLREKYFGELFLNASTSLGGFLPSTMSSSIFNPSEANINDPYGMDKRVFQDMEDLNPGDMFVKGNETWAVVYEEGLNRIARYVESFESRSNEIWLVFRHEGISLSKLMYTTEDSDEIPSGRAGHAQVLHPSKWWHWLKTTKAGQEEMQNLIWQLLMALKSCHDRNITHRDIKPENMVICIEDQDTGECSKKNTNGELNHPGRMRIIDFGSAIDDFTMRHLYAFKGPSRAEQTYEYSPPEALLNTSWFQGPTRRTHKYDMWSVGVVFLEMILGSPDVFQISSLSHSLLDKLLEGWNEDLKDLAYRLRSFMEMCILVPGHSTTHHLHKGTHHKAKGSPASWKCSEEFFSNLIKSRDPLNIGFPNVWAMRLVRQLLRWDPDDRLSVDDALQHPYFKQPLN, encoded by the exons ATGAACAAACATAAAACCCTAGAATTCCAATTTTTGACATTATCCTTATGCCTATCAATCATCACTAGTTTATCAGCTGAATCATCGACATGTTTGATGGTGTACAAAGAAGGAGGAGCTCCGGCAGTGTTTAATTCCCCGAAATGCCCTCGATGGAAGCTTTCCGGACCCCAATCTATGCCGAAGAATTCGAGGTGTCATATCGCAGTTCATCGAGGTCGCCGGAAATCTCAGGAAGATCGCATCTTATGTGCCCTTGACGTTCGAATTCCGTTTCCGG GTCCAGGTGGTTTTACTGAGGTTTCTGTGGGGATTATGGCTGTTTTTGATGGGCATAATGGATCTGAAGCTAGTGATATGGCTTCAAAACTTTTGTTGGAGTATCTTATTCTGCATACTTACTTTCTTCTTGATGCTACATTTCCTACCTTTTTGAAGAAATATATGGGAAGATTGTCAAACAAGGAAGTGGTGACGTTTTTAACTCAATTCTTCAAGGATAGAGAATGGAGTCTGCATATTAATAATCTGGAGAG GCATATATCACAAGAAATGTATGGAGAATCATTTCACTTGGAAATATTGAAGGAAGCGTTGTTGAAAACAATTGCTGACATCGACACCATATTTTCCAGG GAGGCCCATAAATACCATCTTGATTCGGGTTCTACAGCCACAGTTATTTTAATTGTAGACAGTAAGGTATTGGTGGCAAATGTAGGAGATTCAAAGGCTCTTATTTGCTCTGAGCAATATCTACCTCCTACTGATGCTAAAG AGACTGCTTTAAGGATATATAGGCAAAAAAGACGTGATGGTGCTGTATTGCGGTTTAAGGATTGTGAAAGCTGTAAAATTGTGGCTTCCAATGGCTTAAAACATTTGATTGTGAAAGAATTGACCAGAGATCATCGACCAGATAGGGACGATGAAAAGTTTCGAGTTGAAAATGCAGGTGGTTGTGTTATCGAGTGGAGTGGAGTTTCTCGTGTTAATGGACGTCTTGCTGTGTCCAGGGCTATTGGTGATATAGCTTACAAAAA TTATGGTGTTATAGCTGCTCCAGAGATTACAGGCTGGCAACTTCTGAATGACAATGATAGCTACCTCATAGCTGCATCTGATGGGGTTTTTGAGGGGTTAGAATCGCAAGATATTTGTGATTTACTTTGGGAAGTACGGAATGATGACTCTTCAGGATCACAGATGCCTCCAGTCTGCTCAGGTTCTCTGGCTGATTGCATTATAAGCACTGCCTTTGAGAGAGGAAGTGCAGATAATATGGCTGCTGCTGTTGTTCCATTGAAATTGATGAGCACATCTAAAACCTTTTTGAACT CTGAAAAAATTTCCATCAGCCTTGTTCAAGTGGAACAATCATATCCAGTTTTGGCTAAGTTCGACAGATTACTG GTGGAAGGAAAGCCAAGTAATTCTGTCTGTTACTATTTGTATGAAAACCTCAAGGAAAATGAAGAGGATACATTTAGTCATTCAGTGGATGAAAAACAAGAAGATATTTATGACGTCCCTTTTGCTCTCCCTGGAAATCTTGGTCATAGCTGTG GTGAATCTTTGAAAGTCAATGAGAATAGCTTTTGCTTCCTATTTGGGATGATATCCGATGGAAGTCAAGAGAACTTCAGATATCCTGAGGATCTTTCCAGTTTTCTTGCTCTTCTTGAATCAATCCCCCTTCAACAATCTAGTTTTGCAACATTTGAGCACTCTAAGCCTGATATGAG GTATATTTTGAAGAAAAGATTTGGTCGGGGGGCATATGGTGAGGTTTGGTTGGCTCTTCAGTGGAATTGCTCCCTAGGAAATTATGCTTGCCATTGGACTCAGAATAACAAAACTTCCATACATCATCTTGATCTGAAGCCATGTGATGAAAATTCAGGAAACTTTTCATGGAGTCATAATTTTTCTAGTGGCTCCTCTGATGGCAACTTGTTCATCTTAAAGCGAATAATG GTCGAGAGAGGATCTTCTATATATTTAAGTGGGCTAAGGGAGAAGTATTTTGGTGAACTATTCTTAAATGCTTCGACGTCTCTTGGAGGCTTCTTACCATCTACAATGTCAAGTTCAATATTTAATCCTTCTGAGGCCAATATAAATGATCCTTATGGGATGGATAAAAGAGTTTTTCAGGATATGGAGGACTTGAATCCTGGAGATATGTTTGTTAAAGGAAATGAAACCTGGGCTGTGGTCTATGAAGAAGGCCTCAACCGTATTGCAAGATATGTCGAGTCCTTTGAGTCGCGATCTAATGAAATATGGCTTGTCTTCAGACACGAAGGCATATCATTGTCAAAGCTTATGTATACAACAGAAGATTCTGATGAAATTCCTTCTGGAAGAGCTGGCCATGCTCAGGTATTGCATCCATCGAAGTGGTGGCACTGGCTAAAGACAACAAAAGCAGGACAAGAGGAAATGCAGAATCTTATCTGGCAATTG CTGATGGCTCTCAAGTCTTGTCATGATCGTAATATTACCCACCGAGATATTAAACCCG AGAACATGGTAATATGCATTGAGGATCAGGACACAGGTGAATGCTCTAAGAAAAACACAAATGGGGAGCTAAACCATCCAGGAAGAAT GCGGATTATTGACTTTGGTAGTGCAATTGATGATTTCACTATGAGGCACTTGTATGCATTTAAAGGCCCGTCTAG AGCTGAACAAACGTACGAGTACAGTCCACCCGAAGCTTTGTTAAATACAAGTTGGTTTCAGGGACCTACTAGAAGAACTCACAA GTATGATATGTGGAGTGTTGGGGTTGTATTTTTGGAGATGATATTGGGTTCACCAGATGTTTTTCAGATTAGCTCTTTATCCCATTCCCTTCTAGATAAGCTTCTTGAAGGTTGGAATGAAGACTTGAAAGATCTTGCGTACAG GCTTAGGTCCTTCATGGAAATGTGCATTTTAGTCCCTGGTCATTCCACTACACATCACCTTCACAAGGGCACACATCATAAG GCTAAAGGCTCACCAGCTTCATGGAAGTGCTCTGAAGAATTCTTCTCAAACCTTATAAAAAGTAGAGATCCTCTCAATATAGG ATTTCCAAATGTCTGGGCTATGCGTTTAGTGCGGCAGCTATTGCGTTGGGATCCA GATGATCGATTAAGCGTGGATGACGCTCTGCAACATCCTTATTTTAAACAACCTCTCAATTGA